ttgaggccatttattatttatttctcgtttatcttaagtgcatttttcactaacacagtaggctagtttccaactagtcaaatcagttaattaattcaattctttattggtgcaatcatgtgtacaaaggttcttaaatttattatttagcaCTTACAACATGACAACCCGTCGGGGCACTGCAAATTTTCTTTGACATTAAAAAAAGTAGAAATAAGTCAATCATACAATATAaaacggctttttggcgggaaacgggaacgggacagttgctttcttcattgaataatctaaataattaatacgaagtggtgttttgtggttaatgatcgcagtaagttagtcggaagacattcgtgagtgttattatatcggagtattcaataaacaaagtgtatctgtctattttcgcttcgtgccaggaagccgcttcataactcaaaagtttatgcggacttttgagttaattcgtctggagttcggagtaggagtctactccgaggggggggggggggggggcttaggtttcatcatcatcatctttcatcatttcatcaatcatcaagaaaaaaaattcgtaagacatggctgtatggacatagttccctttgccttacccttcggggaaaaccaaaacaaaaaaaaaaaaaaaaaacaatataaaacataataacaataTCAGACATGGTAACAAAGAGCATTTTAACGTAATAAAATGAATTTgaggatcaaaataattatttcgattcgaaaaactcctgcagatttttttttctggctttcgcggctagcgatgcgccaatgacaaatcttgagaGTGGTCTTGGTCTTCAATGATAATTATCGTGGTATCATTGtggaatttcatattattattgtgcAGTCGTTAAAGCGaggaaactttttaataatataatataccggatagggaacggaatttggaaaagTTGAGGATCAGGAGAGGAATAATGTATATCCTGTTGACATGTTtaaccatttaatttaatttattttattgcatggtattttattttattttgttttattgtattttttattgtattgaaatgtaattcgaatgctatgggactagtacctgaaataaacgataaataaataaataaataataataaaataataataaaaagaggaagttaaattataatattttttattaattaggtaagttTTCAATTTTTGCACGAgttcctttttactaaacgtcaaaacgcgaaattactatggagtttttgtgaaaaagcacactgtgacgtcatagaaaaacgtgataaaataacggacttattattacgtttttcttgattcaaattcataaatatattaaatagaaaaataaaacttttttgttagttttagatctgtcttatgttagcaaactctacaaaacgtaaatattagtatcatactcagttttaatcagtaaatgttaagtagctcaaatatcactcttattacggaaaccaaatattattactacaaattataataagaaatattaatacaaaagaatacaacaaatctttcagttttcgcttctctcgacaatcatcgtcttcacttgtttttctttcctcgtagtcgcagacggaacacccgccaaaacgtttttctcttaaaaagtgacgtgacgttccttttttgaaattgccaacacttaattgggtcgtgtactaggttcaagataaattatgaaattctgattactaaataaagacacatctaaaagtaacgaaaaaaacttaatttttctatttaacttatttatgagttttaaataagaaaaacgtaataataagtctgtcATTTTAACAcacttttctatgacgtcacagtgtgctttttcatacaaattccatagtaatttcgtgttttgacgtttagtaaaaagtaactgatttgactagttggaaagtagcctatttagtgatcagaatttcataatttatcttgaacctagtacccagttggctcggccattatagacggtgatacggctcgttggtctaacagagtaAATCCTTTAgtgaaagttcaaaatttccttgcaaagtaaatataaaaacattggtcgtggataatttattttttacgaaatggcaacacagggtgggatgacgtcagctgggctaaccttgaaatgttagctgtcacttttgagcatacctgcttTTCTTATATCATGGTTCTACCCACCCCGATATGGATACTAGGGTGTTATTTATGTACTCAATCACTCAATTTGTAAAGTACTTTTTTAGATCTTGGCCGATTTCgtcataatttaagagccacgctcttgtcggtgtagcattctctatgctacttggCCGATAATTTCGATGAAGATATGGAATAAATGACTCTGATTTCATACTTCCCttcgtcagctgggctaaccttgaaatgttagctgtcacttttgagcatacctggttttcttataccatgggtctaacaaaaagcttggtgaggcgtgggtacttagttcatcttgcggatgtacctctgactgccccgaaatgggatgtagtcgtgagcttttctTGTATTGCCGATTTCATTTGATTTAGGCCAATCAAATGAAACCAGCAATTTCTGTGGCTGTAATTTTGACGGTATCTTGCATTCCTAGCTTAATAACATGGAATTTAGTCAGACACTAGATTCGGTTCGAGTTAATGATAGATTTAGGTTATGCACGTACTATCACGCCGATAACACCTATCGGAGTAGGCAGAGATACAACTTACCAGAAGCATGgaataaaacataaatcataaacagcctatatacgtcctactgctgggcacaggcctctcaatcgaccggagggggtatggagcatactccaccacgctactccaatgcgggttgtcggaggtgtttttacggctaatagccggaaccaacggcttaacgtgccctccgaagcacggaataaataataagaagaGTAGCCGCTATAGTTTCCTTGTTCGATCaggacgacccgattactctagccatagaggcggccaatcagctcgcgacaacagacacttcaggaccccgataccaaccccgccggcgttgcggcaactctccgctccccgccagcggcggtttacctcaccctccctcGGTCTTACTAAGAAGACTatacttcaatcgtatggcgccgTCAGCCGTCAcagacagatgcgcgtgtacgataacgccaatgtgtagtatctgtgtaaaacgaggtatttttaGTAGGGGTGCCCCCAGTTCATCAGAGACAGGTAGGTTaggcgaattaaaaaaaaaaagattgttttttttttgtaatattgtttatttccaCTTTGGCAGTGATGTTCAtgagattcatttatttacaaagAGAGTTACGTTATGAgacctttttactttttcattgAGCAAGCAACTATCCATTTTATCGAGATGGCAACACTATCAGTTAACCAGCAACACTGACGGGCGATTGCGAATCGGTTCGGAAACACGCGCAGTGTTGCCAGGTTCAACCGACACCTGTCAGAAGTGACGTTTGCGAAACGTCACTTCGGACGCTCCAATCCGTCGTTTGTTATAACGCGCTTTTTCTATAGCGTtcggaatttttcgtcgcagcGGCCATTTTGAATCGCCATTACGAAGAGGAATTCTTAATTTGAAACAGCTCTTTTTTATTcatccatacatacattcataaactgaCGCTTTTAAAGACAAttagcagccacttttgatacaaaggtCTTGTTTGTTTAAGAATCTTCTCCTAGTGGGTTGTgggatggattaccaacctcatcaaaccaccagggttgttattgagccgccaaacgcctctggatcatgtaacgacaacttacATGATGTTTAAAGGATGTACGTATGAATGATTCGTCAAAACTTTTACGCGTTATAAGAAACGACGACCGTATCGGTTTACCAGTGAGCGAGGCCGTGTCCGAGGCCGAGGCCATAGGGGGCGATACCGTAGGGGGCGACACCGAGGGGGGCGACGCCGACGGGGGCGACACCAGCCCAATGACCGGCGCGAGCGGCGGCGATGCCGCTCAGGGCGGCGGCTTGCGACTGCGCAGCGGCTACGACGTTCTGGGAGGCAGCTACTCCGTTCCAGTAGGCGTTCTCGTGGATGTCGCGGTTGGTCTCGGCAGCCTGCAAGGTGAAGGTCTTAGCTTCTGCGTTCATACTCATAGTGATGATCACAAAATGTGACGTGggaagagaaaaaaatatagtcTGTTTTGACCATGTTTGACCTGGACAAGATCCCTACGACCACATGCTCATCATCTCCCTGTTCTCCGGTTTGGTCGTTTActgactgcccgtctgaccttccaaactaCGACGGAAAAAACAGCCCAACAAAATCCTCTCATTTGAAGAGATGTCCTCTAAGCATCTCTTCATTCAGGAATCTATCCACCTGAGGACTTGACAGACCCCTTTTGCTTCTACCACTGTCACGAAAGACTAAAATCCTCTCATTTGAAGAGATGTCCTTTAAGCACCTCTTCATTCAAGGATCTATCTAGCTGAGGCGCCAAGGCTCACCTGTCTGACAGCTTCAGTGTTGTACTGAACTGCAGCTTCAGCCGCGCGCAGCTGTCCCTCGCCGATGGCTCGCGCGGTGTCCTGCGCAGCCACGTTGTGGTTGATGGCGGCCGCCTGCGCATCTCCGGCGTTGATGCCCAGCGCGTACGGCGCTAAGATGGCGCTGGCTGACGCGTAGGCCAGGAGGGCGGAGAAAGCGATCTGCGGGAAGGGATTAGGGTTCAAATTTCAATGTTGGATCATCAGCATCAACAGTAacgcctccatggtccagtggttagagggTTGGGGGTAACAATCTGgaagttttttctttttctttgtatGTACTACTAAACAGAACGTTcggggggattaaaatggccacatcgaagcaattcatctaagaaaataatattgcaatttgacatttgcgcatataaaagtaagtgcgcaatgcaatcaaatgtcaaatagcaatattgcttggttagatgaattgcttcgatgtggccattttacccctcctggcctttttaaactcatagtgatgtatcagtcgagttTAGgacgatcgattcttttctatctgaCAGTACGtacatagtaagtaggtatgacGGCCTAATGCTTTTTTATCTCGCTCTAAATCctgcgtaaaaaaaaaacgagtaATTGAACACATGTTCAATTAGTAATTTCAATCAGTTTAGGTCGTCGGTAATTAGACGAATTAGGTGAAATGTTAATTTGTATAAAGCCGTATGTACAATGAGTAGAATCGTCACGGATCGAATCATATAGAACTGCGTTCATTAGATCGGCATACCCGCGCGTTGGACCGTATAATTAAGgacaaaaactgcctatttctcccatcagttggcttagcaccgtaaccacgcgactctttctcgccgcgacagagatcatctgtctctttctgtgcagtactgtgagagagtgacgggtgacgtatgtcgaggcgagaaagagtcgcgcgcttacggtgctaagcccgcaggtgttgctactgttgagtgttcttaaattttgacagttccccatactatttgagtaaacaaacacattgttttggttatatttttacactataaccctttgcgcagcgtttaactgcaaaatcatcggaaagaagaaaacttagaaaaacgtattttcaaccaaaactgcctttttccaactgatggcttttctttttcgtaactcatccttcagacgggatacactccacgttgctccacattttatagcaatttatcacgaattttagctggacagtatggagaactgtcaacatttaggaacactcaacagtgctgcctacatttgagcttctagtttttatcttcATTATAATAGAaatatcacagggtccgcttacctaacctgaagatatgacaggtccggttttttactaaagcgactgcctgtctgaccttccaacccgcgaagggaaaatcggcccaatacaggtttggaTTTAGATTAATTGCATTGATTTATAACCCTGTTCGTAATATGCTTTCCACGACCCAGGTACTTGCAataatagaagctcaaagcgaaacaAGAAGGATGGATGGTTggatatttctaataagtaatgtcaTTGTgtatgttatcatagtataaacattttaattttcccCACCCAACAAAAAACccaccataattattattttagttttatatacactaaaacaagtactcccggtcaatccgagtcgcagtataactcgaccgcgttacgaagcaccacgcgctaatatacgtaataggacgatgcgtactttcttaatttgacacgattttattgaatgtatataccgctgtgtgcGATTATATAGCTAAACAACACGGTCAGTTCGAACAAGTGGACGCGTAgctttatttaagaaaaaataatcgCACCAGCGACCGCGAAAAAAAGAACAGTGATGCAAcatcataaatatttatcatgTTAATACATTTTACGCCTTCACGGTGCGTGCtttgtcgacgatttccctcattcagcgtttatcgctatcgacccactagggtcgattaattctttcaaatatttttcctctcagacgacgccctgagccgaggttcgcgcccaactgggcaccctcaggcctgttgtcttaaacgttgtaccgggtgagagccttcagcgctccccatttgtccggccaagtagttaatgccatctgcggcaaatctacaataagtcacgtcaaaaaaaaaggtgcgTGCTTTACGGGGTAGAAAGAATGGAATTAATATAGACTTAACGTAGTACGCCAATATCCGCGAAGGGATAGGCAAAAGAGTATAGTATACGTAaagttagtaacatcgtaacgaaaactttgaggaatgattgaggccattctgagttgatatcaagtggaattttccgtcgcaaaagtatggactgaaaataataaaataaaacactataaaataaatatgttttaagcACAGCCTCCTTGGcctagagcgttaagctcacgatctgggggaccaggttcaaattcaaattcaaaaatatctttattcaataggtaacatagttacactttgaatcgtcaattttacataacgaacgtctcatccgcataaaactactgcagcttctcacaacctgtatagccggggaaaagaagctgca
The Pectinophora gossypiella chromosome 26, ilPecGoss1.1, whole genome shotgun sequence DNA segment above includes these coding regions:
- the LOC126378542 gene encoding cuticle protein 1-like, translating into MRFLIAFSALLAYASASAILAPYALGINAGDAQAAAINHNVAAQDTARAIGEGQLRAAEAAVQYNTEAVRQAAETNRDIHENAYWNGVAASQNVVAAAQSQAAALSGIAAARAGHWAGVAPVGVAPLGVAPYGIAPYGLGLGHGLAHW